The following are encoded in a window of Pan troglodytes isolate AG18354 chromosome 4, NHGRI_mPanTro3-v2.0_pri, whole genome shotgun sequence genomic DNA:
- the LOC129144079 gene encoding nucleophosmin-like, with protein MEDSMDMDMSPLRPQNYLFGCELKADKDYHFKVDNDENEHQLSLRTVSLGAGAKDELHIVEAEAMNYEGSPIKVTLATLKMSVQPTVSLGGFEITPPVVLRLKCGSGPVHISGQHLVAVEEDAESEDEEEEDVKLLSVSGKRSAPGGGSKFPQKKVKLAADEDDDNDDEEDDDDDDFDDEEAEEKAPVKKSIRDTPAKNAQKSNPNGKDSKPSTPRSKGQESFKKQEKTPKTPKGPSSVEDIKAKMQASIEKGGSLPKVEAKFINYVKNCFRMTDQEAIQDLWQWRKSL; from the coding sequence ATGGAAGATTCGATGGACATGGACATGAGCCCCCTGAGGCCCCAGAACTATCTTTTCGGTTGTGAACTAAAGGCCGACAAAGATTATCACTTTAAGGTGGATAATGATGAAAATGAGCACCAGTTATCTTTAAGAACGGTCAGTTTAGGGGCTGGTGCAAAGGATGAATTGCACATTGTTGAAGCAGAGGCAATGAATTACGAAGGCAGTCCAATTAAAGTAACACTGGCAACTTTGAAAATGTCTGTACAGCCAACGGTTTCCCTTGGGGGCTTTGAAATAACACCACCAGTGGTCTTAAGGTTGAAGTGTGGTTCAGGGCCAGTGCATATTAGTGGACAGCACTTAGTAGCTGTGGAGGAAGATGCAGAGtcagaagatgaagaggaggaggatgtgAAACTCTTAAGTGTATCTGGAAAGCGGTCTGCCCCTGGAGGTGGTAGCAAGTTTccacagaaaaaagtaaaacttgctgctgatgaagatgatgacaatgatgatgaagaggatgatgatgatgatgattttgatgatgaggaagctgaagaaaaAGCGCCAGTGAAGAAATCTATACGAGATACTCCAGCCAAAAATGCACAAAAGTCAAATCCGAATGGAAAAGACTCAAAACCATCAACACCAAGATCAAAAGGACAAGAATCcttcaaaaaacaggaaaaaactcCGAAAACACCAAAAGGACCTAGTTCTGTAGAAGACATTAAAGCAAAAATGCAAGCAAGTATAGAAAAAGGTGGTTCTCTTCCCAAAGTGGAAGCCAAATTCATCAATTATGTGAAGAATTGCTTCCGGATGACTGACCAAGAGGCTATTCAAGATCTCTGGCAGTGGAGGAAGTCTCtttaa